The Bos indicus x Bos taurus breed Angus x Brahman F1 hybrid chromosome 15, Bos_hybrid_MaternalHap_v2.0, whole genome shotgun sequence genome includes a window with the following:
- the MS4A14 gene encoding membrane-spanning 4-domains subfamily A member 14, translated as MESSSEVKRSTHVISVQPNETVLTALPYGPHSSLLEFLKGEPKVLGASQVLLALIIAGIGAIFALNYFNFAQRFPLVFLTGYPFWGAFIFTVTGYLTGAHSNDKCVGQGVTGLNVISSVVAVAGIILTIISYRYQHKYCHGPSLEGICVIGRVLYNGILSVLLIISIAELSIAVTIASFRSNCWTNSNEIVFFLPSDVTQESELSVPDENAVIQFELQEESTSADSTTNIKPVFFGGYSFFKLRVTKNQFTFQHAGRRGSNSFNTSSLFMEDERQKYVPQTLSLYGEEVEVKHSPPILEQKSSEIMMNTEPLKDEDLQAAITQSPEEKPPLLQDQASKLQLFPSYSVKSVHDLPPQDLPYQAPRAKTSPEQDLLSEASTSHVTESHGITSQDKESQGIPLQNTQSHDMLSDYLPSPDMPAQDLAFQRQALPLQAIPFGATSLLSVQSSNMQHLDRRSLDFQLHNIQSQEQRAVHLLYQDIKSEVMLMTEEWKPEEELQSRRPSKQHSQLQQSKGCPCAKQKALDVYIQDQPHPRRKSLDKHIKSWLSPKKQFIDKEIQVSQTILQLPDQQAENLRIQEEKPPRQLYQDMQIQEYHDWQSPDRRVQTWQSLGQQSQEWRTQDWKSKEWEKRERQLEMQHSQNWDFQAWQTQDLQVKESRKQRSLFQETQTLHATIPADLDEQSQDVLQDSQHQNKDQQDLQSAGIQKEVMETDAVQTRDIKSEDMSCGKSQTPSDLQSEDAKSDFNCFSYQSSVQELQSTGSQKQDMETDAVQTRDIKSEDTSCGKSQSPTDLQLEDIKPDSNCSSYQSSVQDTYHAYMSNKNSEQDVKQDTSTCSAVCKEGQSLASTSCGSKEREQSEDLG; from the exons gcttcccaggtccTGCTTGCCCTGATCATTGCCGGCATCGGAGCTATATTTGCATTGAATTACTTCAACTTCGCCCAAAGATTCCCCCTGGTTTTCTTGACAGGATATCCATTCTGGGGAGCATTTATT TTCACTGTCACAGGGTACCTCACAGGAGCCCACAGCAATGACAAGTGTGTG GGACAAGGTGTCACGGGCCTGAATGTTATCAGTTCTGTGGTCGCAGTGGCTGGAATCATTCTCACCATCATCAGCTACAGATACCAACACAAGTACTGCCACGGGCCTTCCCTTGAAGGAATATGCGTGATAGGTAGAGTCCTTTACAAT GGAATTTTGTCGGTCTTACTGATCATCAGCATAGCAGAGCTCAGCATCGCTGTGACCATCGCCTCCTTCAGAAGCAACTGCTGGACAAATTCAAACGAG ATTGTGTTTTTCTTGCCTTCGGATGTTACTCAAGAGAGTGAACTATCTGTTCCTGACGAAAATGCCGTCATACAATTTGAGCTACAAGAAGAGTCTACTAGTGCTGATTCAACGACAAACATAAAACCTGTTTTCTTTGGAGGCTATTCATTCTTCAAGTTAAGAGTCACAAAAAATCAGTTTACCTTCCAACATGCAGGCAGGAGAGGCAGTAATAGTTTCAACACATCTTCTCTGTTTATGGAAGATGAACGACAGAAATATGTCCCTCAAACTTTAAGCCTTTATGGAGAAGAAGTGGAGGTGAAACATTCGCCTCCCATTCTAGAGCAAAAGTCCTCAGAAATCATGATGAATACTGAACCACTTAAAGACGAAGACCTACAAGCTGCTATCACACAATCCCCAGAAGAGAAACCTCCACTGTTGCAGGACCAAGCCTCAAAACTCCAACTTTTTCCATCTTATTCTGTAAAAAGTGTCCACGATTTACCACCCCAAGACTTGCCATACCAAGCTCCGAGAGCCAAAACTTCGCCAGAACAAGACTTGCTATCTGAAGCGTCAACATCTCATGTCACAGAGTCTCATGGAATTACATCCCAAGACAAGGAATCCCAGGGCATACCACTGCAAAATACACAATCCCACGACATGCTATCTGACTACCTACCATCCCCAGACATGCCTGCCCAAGACCTTGCTTTCCAAAGACAAGCCCTGCCGTTACAAGCCATACCATTTGGAGCCACGTCGTTACTTTCTGTGCAGTCCTCTAATATGCAACACTTAGATCGACGGTCTCTGGATTTTCAACTACACAACATCCAATCTCAAGAACAGAGAGCTGTGCATTTATTGTATCAAGACATTAAATCGGAAGTCATGTTAATGACCGAAGAATGGAAACCTGAGGAGGAACTTCAGAGCAGGAGACCATCAAAGCAGCATTCCCAACTGCAGCAAAGCAAAGGCTGTCCGTGTGCAAAACAGAAAGCCCTTGACGTGTACATTCAAGACCAACCACACCCAAGGAGGAAATCCCTAGACAAGCACATCAAAAGCTGGCTCTCTCCAAAAAAGCAATTCATAGATAAGGAAATCCAAGTTAGTCAAACCATACTGCAACTCCCAGACCAGCAAGCTGAGAACCTGCGAATCCAAGAGGAGAAACCCCCGAGGCAGCTCTACCAGGATATGCAAATCCAGGAGTACCATGACTGGCAGTCTCCAGACAGGAGAGTCCAAACCTGGCAATCTTTAGGACAACAATCCCAAGAATGGAgaactcaggactggaaaagcaaAGAATGGGAGAAACGAGAACGGCAACTTGAAATGCAGCATTCCCAAAATTGGGACTTCCAGGCCTGGCAAACCCAAGATCTACAAGTGAAAGAATCCCGAAAGCAGAGGTCTCTATTCCAGGAAACCCAGACTCTGCACGCCACTATTCCAGCTGACCTAGATGAACAGTCCCAAGATGTTCTACAAGACAGTCAGCACCAAAATAAAGACCAACAAGACCTTCAATCTGCAGGAATCCAAAAAGAAGTTATGGAAACAGATGCTGTGCAAACAAGGGACATCAAATCAGAGGATATGAGTTGTGGAAAAAGCCAGACTCCAAGTGACTTGCAATCAGAAGACGCGAAGTCAGATTTTAACTGTTTCTCCTACCAAAGCTCAGTACAAGAACTTCAATCCACAGGAAGTCAAaaacaagatatggaaacagatGCTGTGCAAACAAGGGACATCAAGTCAGAGGACACGAGTTGCGGAAAAAGTCAAAGCCCAACTGACCTGCAATTAGAAGACATAAAACCAGATTCTAACTGTTCTTCCTACCAAAGCTCAGTACAAGACACATATCACGCCTATATGTCCAATAAAAATTCAGAGCAAGATGTGAAACAAGACACATCAACTTGCTCCGCTGTATGCAAAGAAGGCCAGTCTTTAGCTTCCACCTCCTGTGGCTCAAAAGAAAGAGAGCAATCTGAAGACTTGGGCTAA